One part of the Raphanus sativus cultivar WK10039 chromosome 7, ASM80110v3, whole genome shotgun sequence genome encodes these proteins:
- the LOC108816091 gene encoding protein FANTASTIC FOUR 1, producing the protein MPISCPLLSTSLATSKTHTHTRRREQTLFLFLPPPMSAYRSFHQIFEHPRQNKTPKSLLDALSSPSPWNPIPIKGLHVTEHNETPPFTEIFGELHFRESSSAENSSLQLCTEGLGSESYYDLEDGKVNRNKNVEDNDVNGKDDNGSSDEECGPLKRERREYPPAMKRMSFKTYREEGRLVLEEVRIPRREFLRASREDGRLKLKLVQSEDEDEDGKNDKPV; encoded by the coding sequence ATGCCCATCTCGTGTCCTCTCCTTTCTACCTCTCTTGCAACCTCAAAaacccacacacacacacgaagAAGAGAGCAaactctttttctctttcttcctcCACCAATGTCAGCCTATAGAAGCTTTCATCAAATATTCGAGCAcccaagacaaaacaaaactccAAAGTCTCTTCTTGATGCTCTCTCCTCTCCTTCACCTTGGAACCCAATCCCCATAAAAGGGCTCCACGTCACCGAGCACAACGAAACGCCACCGTTTACAGAGATATTCGGTGAGCTCCATTTCAGGGAATCATCCTCAGCCGAGAACAGCAGTCTGCAGCTGTGTACCGAAGGTCTAGGGTCAGAGAGTTATTACGACTTGGAAGATGGAAAAGTCAACCGTAACAAAAACGTAGAAGATAATGATGTAAATGGTAAAGATGATAACGGAAGCAGCGATGAGGAGTGTGGACCACTGAAAAGGGAACGGAGAGAGTATCCTCCGGCGATGAAGAGGATGAGCTTCAAGACGTATAGAGAAGAAGGGAGGCTTGTGTTGGAAGAGGTTAGGATTCCGAGGAGAGAGTTTCTTAGAGCCAGCCGTGAAGACGGTAGACTCAAATTGAAGCTGGTTCAATCCGAGGATGAGGATGAAGACGGGAAGAATGATAAACCGGTCTGA
- the LOC108818511 gene encoding mitochondrial fission protein ELM1 yields the protein MRPILLPDPPSLSTGVPEIFEQGGSQNVVRRAVVIGNGFPGSENQCIGLVRALGLAQNHLLYRVTRPKGGINEWLHWLPVGFHKKLDFILRHIYLYSRLMLGSKQSKYIASENVGLSSILEADVKSIVSMARDTYEKDGPLVVIACGRDTVSIASSIRRLASENVFVVQIQHPRSHLNRFDMVITPRHDYYPITLEAQEQVPRFMRSWITPREPPQDHVVLTTGALHGIDYATLRKSASAWHDEFAALPKPLVVVNIGWPRRNCRYGADLAKQLTDALLSVLDSCGSVRIALSYKTPEKVSRVVFKELGDNPKVFIWNGQEPNPYMGHLAWGDAFVVTADSVSLISEACSTGKPVYVIGADHCKWKIADFHKSLRERGVVRPFTGLEDMSESWSYPPLNDTAEAATRVRSALATRGWSLRS from the exons ATGAGGCCGATCCTGTTGCCGGATCCGCCCAGTCTATCTACCGGCGTACCCGAGATTTTCGAACAAGGCGGTTCCCAGAACGTCGTCCGACGCGCCGTCGTCATCGGAAACGGCTTCCCTGGCTCCGAGAATCAGTGCATCGGTCTCGTTCGTGCCCTCGGCTTGGCCCAAAATCACCTCCTCTAC CGAGTTACAAGGCCGAAAGGAGGGATCAATGAGTGGCTACACTGGCTCCCTGTTGGTTTTCACAAGAAGTTGGACTTTATCCTCAGGCATATCTACCTCTACTCCAGATTGATGCTTGGTTCCAAACAGAGTAAATACATCGCGTCTGAGAATGTAGGCTTGTCGTCTATTCTAGAGGCTGACGTGAAGAGTATTGTGTCCATGGCTCGTGACACCTATGAAAA GGATGGCCCGTTGGTAGTGATTGCTTGTGGGAGAGATACAGTTTCTATTGCTAGTTCCATAAGGCGTCTGGCTTCTGAAAACGTCTTCGTTGTTCAG ATACAACATCCTAGATCACACTTGAATAGGTTTGACATGGTGATCACACCTCGTCACGACTACTATCCTATAACCCTCGAAGCGCAAGAGCAAGTTCCTAGATTTATGCGTAGTTGGATAACTCCACGTGAACCACCTCAAGATCATGTA GTCTTGACTACTGGAGCTTTACACGGGATCGATTATGCCACACTCCGTAAATCAGCTAGTGCCTGGCATGATGAGTTTGCTGCTCTTCCAAAGCCCTTAGTTGTGGTTAACATTGGCTGGCCTAGAC GCAACTGCCGCTATGGAGCAGACCTCGCAAAGCAGCTAACAGATGCCCTTCTTAGTGTCCTTGATAGCTGTGGAAGTGTCAGAATTGCTCTCTCTTACAAAACCCCTGAAAAG GTTTCAAGAGTAGTTTTCAAAGAACTAGGAGATAACCCAAAAGTCTTTATTTGGAATGGACAAG AACCAAATCCTTACATGGGACATTTAGCATGGGGTGATGCCTTTGTAGTGACAGCAGATTCTGTCAGTCTCATAAGCGAAGCCTGCAGCACCGG GAAACCAGTGTATGTGATTGGAGCCGATCACTGTAAATGGAAGATTGCAGATTTCCACAAGTCTTTGAGGGAACGAGGAGTCGTTCGCCCATTTACAGGTCTCGAAGAC ATGTCGGAAAGTTGGAGTTATCCGCCATTGAATGACACAGCAGAAGCAGCAACGAGAGTACGGAGTGCATTAGCTACACGTGGATGGAGTCTACGCTCTTGA
- the LOC108816295 gene encoding NAC domain-containing protein 90-like, translating into MTEELTIGFRFYPTEDELIAFYLRNQLEGRSGDTMHRVIPVLDVFEVEPSHLPNMAGERCLGDAEQWFFFVPRQEREARGGRPSRTIGSGYWKATGSPGPVFSKDNRMIGVKKTMVFYTGRAPTGRKTKWKMNEYKAVDKTFNVSTIPKLRHEFSLCRVYITSGSSRAFDRRPMGNFQAERMLIRDVAVGETSVRVESSPEASMSGGEHGYLSMNGEIVDGLTEPIWEWEQLNWP; encoded by the exons ATGACCGAGGAGCTTACAATTGGGTTTCGCTTCTATCCCACGGAAGACGAACTGATTGCGTTCTACCTACGAAACCAGCTCGAAGGAAGGAGTGGTGACACAATGCACCGTGTCATTCCCGTTCTAGATGTCTTTGAGGTCGAGCCTAGTCATCTTCCAA atatggCGGGAGAGAGATGTCTAGGAGATGCTGAGCAATGGTTCTTCTTCGTGCCAAGACAAGAACGCGAAGCAAGAGGAGGCAGACCGAGCAGAACCATTGGTTCAGGGTACTGGAAAGCAACTGGATCACCTGGTCCAGTCTTTTCCAAAGATAACCGAATGATTGGAGTCAAGAAAACTATGGTGTTCTACACAGGAAGAGCACCAAcaggaagaaaaacaaaatggaAGATGAATGAGTACAAAGCCGTTGACAAAACATTCAACGTTTCCACAATCCCTAAG TTGAGACATGAATTCAGCTTATGTCGGGTCTACATAACATCAGGAAGCTCAAGAGCTTTTGATAGACGCCCAATGGGAAATTTTCAGGCAGAGAGAATGCTTATACGTGATGTTGCAGTTGGTGAGACATCAGTTCGCGTGGAAAGCTCACCAGAAGCTTCGATGTCGGGAGGAGAACATGGTTATCTCTCTATGAATGGAGAGATTGTTGATGGTTTAACTGAACCAATTTGGGAATGGGAACAGCTGAACTGGCCTTGA
- the LOC108818517 gene encoding vesicle-associated membrane protein 714-like isoform X2 encodes MAIIYAVVARGTVVLAEFSAVTGNTGAVVRRILEKLSPETADERLCFSQDRYIFHILRSDGLTFLCMANDTFGRRIPFSYLEDIHMRFMKNYGRVARSAPAYAMNDEFSRVLHQQMEFFSSNHQSVDTLNRVRGEIRAVMVENIEKIMERGDRIELLVDKTATMQDNAFHFRKQSKRLRRALWMKNAKLLVMLTCLIVLMLYIIIASFCGGITLPSCRS; translated from the exons ATGGCGATTATCTACGCGGTAGTGGCAAGGGGCACGGTGGTGTTAGCAGAGTTCAGCGCCGTAACGGGAAACACAGGCGCCGTGGTACGACGAATCCTCGAGAAGCTTTCGCCGGAAACCGCAGACGAGAGACTCTGTTTCTCCCAAGACCGTTACATCTTCCACATCCTCAGATCCGATGGGCTTACCTTTCTCTGCATGGCCAACGATACCTTTGGAA GGAGGATCCCGTTCTCGTATCTGGAAGACATTCACATGAGGTTCATGAAAAACTACGGGAGAGTGGCGCGTAGTGCTCCAGCTTACGCGATGAATGATGAGTTCTCGAGGGTTTTGCATCAGCAGATGGAGTTCTTCTCTAGTAATCATCAGAGTGTTGATACTCTCAATCGTGTCAGAGGAGAA ATTCGAGCGGTGATGGTGGAGAATATTGAGAAGATAATGGAGAGAGGTGATAGGATTGAGCTTCTTGTTGATAAAACAGCTACGATGCAAGATAACGCGTTTCACTTTAGGAAACAATCGAAGCGATTACGCCGAGCTCTCTGGATGAAAAACGCTAAGCTCTT GGTAATGTTGACGTGCTTGATAGTTCTCATGCTGTACATAATCATCGCATCTTTCTGTGGTGGCATCACATTACCCTCCTGCAGATCTTGA
- the LOC108816039 gene encoding glutamate-1-semialdehyde 2,1-aminomutase 2, chloroplastic-like encodes MSATLTGSGTALGFSCSSKISKRVSSSPSTRCSVKMSVSVDEKKKSFTLQKSKEAFNAAKVSEADNSLPLDIHNQVFQLVEKGNDAFKESRFEEVREMRKLIRTSKIILRSRRKSWLKLRKRHHLQRR; translated from the exons ATGTCGGCGACGCTAACGGGATCAGGAACTGCCTTGGGCTTCTCATGCTCCTCGAAGATCTCGAAGAGAGTCTCCTCCTCTCCGTCCACTCGCTGCTCCGTCAAGATGTCAGTCTCCGTcgacgagaagaagaagagcttcaCCCTTCAGAAATCCAAAGAAGCTTTCAACGCCGCCAAG GTCAGTGAAGCTGATAATTCATTGCCTTTGGACATACACAATCAAGTGTTTCAACTTGTAGAGAAGGGAAACGATGCATTCAAAGAATCTCGCTTTGAAGAG GTAAGAGAGATGCGGAAGTTGATCCGGACATCAAAAATAATTCTAAGAAGCAGAAGAAAGAGTTGGTTAAAGCTGAGAAAAAGGCACCACCTCCAAAGAAGGTAG
- the LOC108818517 gene encoding vesicle-associated membrane protein 714-like isoform X1: protein MAIIYAVVARGTVVLAEFSAVTGNTGAVVRRILEKLSPETADERLCFSQDRYIFHILRSDGLTFLCMANDTFGRRIPFSYLEDIHMRFMKNYGRVARSAPAYAMNDEFSRVLHQQMEFFSSNHQSVDTLNRVRGEVSEIRAVMVENIEKIMERGDRIELLVDKTATMQDNAFHFRKQSKRLRRALWMKNAKLLVMLTCLIVLMLYIIIASFCGGITLPSCRS, encoded by the exons ATGGCGATTATCTACGCGGTAGTGGCAAGGGGCACGGTGGTGTTAGCAGAGTTCAGCGCCGTAACGGGAAACACAGGCGCCGTGGTACGACGAATCCTCGAGAAGCTTTCGCCGGAAACCGCAGACGAGAGACTCTGTTTCTCCCAAGACCGTTACATCTTCCACATCCTCAGATCCGATGGGCTTACCTTTCTCTGCATGGCCAACGATACCTTTGGAA GGAGGATCCCGTTCTCGTATCTGGAAGACATTCACATGAGGTTCATGAAAAACTACGGGAGAGTGGCGCGTAGTGCTCCAGCTTACGCGATGAATGATGAGTTCTCGAGGGTTTTGCATCAGCAGATGGAGTTCTTCTCTAGTAATCATCAGAGTGTTGATACTCTCAATCGTGTCAGAGGAGAAGTCAGTGAG ATTCGAGCGGTGATGGTGGAGAATATTGAGAAGATAATGGAGAGAGGTGATAGGATTGAGCTTCTTGTTGATAAAACAGCTACGATGCAAGATAACGCGTTTCACTTTAGGAAACAATCGAAGCGATTACGCCGAGCTCTCTGGATGAAAAACGCTAAGCTCTT GGTAATGTTGACGTGCTTGATAGTTCTCATGCTGTACATAATCATCGCATCTTTCTGTGGTGGCATCACATTACCCTCCTGCAGATCTTGA